One Manihot esculenta cultivar AM560-2 chromosome 6, M.esculenta_v8, whole genome shotgun sequence DNA segment encodes these proteins:
- the LOC110617865 gene encoding uncharacterized protein LOC110617865: MELFTSEGGDTEPVLRYVQKRVTVRQNEKLMTDFSAEEVREAIFSMHPDKAPGPDGLNPGFFQAYWEIVGEDVTKACLKCLNEGNSLPGKNVTNVVLIPKKKTPEVVADLRPISLSNVVDRIVCKALANRLKSILADVVSDSQSAFIPNRLITDSIIVAYELFHTMKRKTQGLTGFLSLKTDMSKAYDRIEWGYLKQIMLGLGFCELWVEKIMRIVTSVSYIFVRGAEEYGPLFPHRGLRQGDPLSPYLFILCADGLSQMLSKMQAQGKIHGAPVCRNAPPISHIFFADDALFFTKATEGEAVHLKESLLAYEIASGQKINLSKSSVMFTPCTPQPKRDVCCHIFGVQAVDNHGSYLGMPSIIGKDKKQIFQFVVEKLTKRIQGWKAKILSKAGKDVLLRTVAQAMPNYIMSLFLLPIDVCKELEMVMNSFFWNNGKSSSIHWLRWKRMVVPQANGGLGYRDLRLFNLALLAKQGWRILRHPDSLMAKILKQRYFPDTDFFSAEVGGNPSQIWRSICASRSILMAGCRRRIGDDLIQGGRWNSQFILSNFQARDVELIQQIPLSMRQQSDMWYWNQNRLGVYKVKEGYRLAIDEADHQFYLNDDMWERIWKVKVPAKVNFFIWRVLRGCLPCNFNLRKRKVEVQDACIVCGLFQETELHLLHDCTHTQKEELFMLSWSLWHSRNQLLWQQKHEDSLVVLHRARSTLQQWQNAQLKPKENVVALARNRQWIAPEIGKFKCNIDIAILTNSRFGLGFILRNHQGLCEAGKIEAIYGNADPTIGEALCFREALSWLKTLPYHHVTVETDCQVVTKALISQDNEVLSYFQSIIVDCKALLNELPNVSFRFVYRSANHVAHCCARAAGSMSGLSWGVCPPNFLYEALMMDFNNMR, from the exons ATGGAG CTGTTCACTTCTGAGGGTGGTGACACAGAACCAGTATTAAGATATGTACAGAAGCGGGTTACGGTGAGGCAGAATGAGAAACTGATGACTGATTTTTCTGCAGAGGAGGTCAGAGAAGCAATTTTTTCTATGCATCCGGATAAGGCACCAGGGCCTGATGGTTTAAATCCTGGTTTTTTCCAAGCCTATTGGGAGATTGTAGGTGAAGATGTTACAAAGGCTTGCCTAAAATGTCTTAATGAAGGGAATTCTTTGCCTGGAAAAAACGTGACGAACGTGGTGCTTATTCCCAAAAAGAAAACTCCAGAAGTGGTGGCTGATTTGCGCCCAATCTCGTTAAGTAATGTGGTGGATCGAATAGTATGTAAAGCCTTGGCAAATAGACTTAAATCTATATTAGCTGATGTGGTTTCTGATTCACAAAGTGCTTTCATACCAAATCGGTTAATCACGGACAGCATTATAGTGGCTTATGAATTGTTTCACACTATGAAGCGGAAGACCCAAGGGCTTACGGGTTTTTTATCTCTCAAAACAGACATGTCCAAAGCTTACGATAGAATTGAATGGGGTTACTTGAAGCAAATAATGTTGGGGCTTGGTTTTTGCGAATTGTGGGTggaaaaaattatgagaattgTAACTTCAGTTTCATATATATTTGTTCGAGGGGCAGAGGAGTATGGTCCGTTATTTCCACATAGAGGGTTGCGACAAGGGGATCCTCTGTCACCCTACTTATTCATTCTATGTGCTGATGGTTTATCTCAAATGCTGTCTAAAATGCAGGCTCAAGGGAAGATTCATGGGGCTCCAGTTTGTCGAAATGCTCCACCaatttctcatatttttttcGCTGATGATGCCCTTTTTTTCACTAAAGCTACTGAAGGAGAGGCGGTACATTTAAAGGAAAGCTTGTTGGCATATGAAATTGCATCTGGTCAGAAGATAAATCTGTCCAAGTCATCAGTAATGTTCACTCCTTGTACACCACAACCGAAACGAGACGTTTGTTGTCATATTTTTGGAGTGCAGGCTGTAGATAATCACGGCAGCTATTTGGGGATGCCCTCAATTATTGGTAAGGATAAAAAACAAATTTTTCAGTTTGTGGTGGAAAAATTGACGAAGAGGATTCAGGGCTGGAAAGCAAAAATTTTGTCCAAAGCGGGGAAAGACGTTCTTTTGAGAACAGTAGCACAAGCAATGCCGAATTACATCATGTCATTATTTCTACTTCCTATTGATGTTTGTAAGGAGTTAGAGATGGTGATGAATTCCTTTTTTTGGAACAATGGCAAGTCAAGCTCCATTCACTGGCTACGATGGAAAAGAATGGTGGTGCCCCAAGCCAATGGAGGTCTCGGATACAGGGACCTACGGCTGTTTAACTTGGCCCTTCTCGCCAAACAAGGCTGGCGGATTTTACGTCATCCAGATTCTTTGATGGCTAAGATTTTGAAACAACGGTATTTCCCTGATACTGATTTTTTCTCAGCTGAAGTAGGTGGAAATCCAAGCCAGATTTGGAGAAGTATATGTGCAAGTCGTTCAATTTTAATGGCAGGTTGTAGAAGAAGAATCGGTGATG ATTTAATTCAGGGTGGAAGATGGAATTCTCAATTCATTTTGAGTAATTTTCAAGCTAGAGATGTGGAGCTCATACAACAAATTCCTTTATCCATGCGCCAACAATCAGACATGTGGTATTGGAATCAGAACAGGCTTGGGGTTTACAAGGTGAAAGAAGGATATAGACTTGCTATAGATGAAGCGGACCATCAGTTTTATTTGAATGATGATATGTGGGAACGAATTTGGAAGGTGAAGGTACCAGCAaaagtcaatttttttatatggagAGTACTTCGTGGGTGCTTAccttgtaattttaatttgaggAAGCGTAAGGTTGAAGTACAGGATGCTTGCATTGTTTGTGGCTTATTCCAGGAAACCGAGTTACACCTGCTTCATGATT GTACACATACCCAGAAAGAAGAATTATTTATGTTGTCTTGGAGTCTATGGCACAGCAGGAATCAATTATTATGGCAGCAGAAGCATGAAGATTCTTTGGTGGTTCTTCATAGAGCCCGGTCAACTTTACAACAATGGCAGAATGCTCAACTAAAGCCGAAGGAGAATGTAGTGGCATTGGCGCGTAATAGACAATGGATAGCACCAGAAATTGGAAAGTTCAAATGCAATATTGACATAGCTATTTTGACAAACAGCAGGTTCGGGTTGGGTTTTATTCTGCGTAATCATCAGGGGTTATGTGAGGCTGGAAAGATTGAAGCTATTTATGGGAATGCTGACCCAACGATAGGAGAGGCGTTATGTTTCAGAGAAGCACTAAGTTGGTTGAAAACATTGCCATATCATCATGTTACTGTGGAGACGGATTGCCAGGTAGTAACGAAAGCCTTGATATCTCAAGATAATGaggttttatcttattttcagAGTATTATCGTTGATTGTAAAGCTCTATTAAATGAGCTACCGAATGTGAGTTTTCGTTTTGTCTATAGATCAGCGAATCATGTTGCCCATTGTTGTGCAAGAGCGGCTGGTTCCATGTCTGGTCTTTCTTGGGGGGTATGCCCTCCTAATTTTCTGTATGAGGCTTTGATGATGGATTTTAATAATATGCGCTAA
- the LOC110616719 gene encoding non-specific lipid-transfer protein C, cotyledon-specific isoform, with protein MKNGFFSVLILLSFLFCLANVNEAAVPCSTVDAKAAACVGFATGKAPTPTPACCSGLQQLAQTVKTVDDKKAICRCLKAASGSLGIKDQYLNKIPGACHINVGFPVSTSVNCETIH; from the exons ATGAAGAACGGCTTCTTCTCtgtgctcatcctcctctccttcctcttctgcctGGCCAACGTCAACGAGGCTGCAGTTCCTTGCAGCACCGTCGACGCAAAGGCAGCTGCCTGTGTTGGGTTCGCCACCGGCAAGGCTCCCACTCCCACTCCTGCATGCTGCAGTGGGCTGCAACAGCTTGCTCAAACAGTTAAAACTGTTGATGACAAAAAAGCTATTTGCAGGTGCTTGAAGGCTGCCTCCGGCTCTTTGGGAATTAAAGATCAGTACTTGAACAAGATCCCTGGAGCTTGCCACATCAACGTTGGGTTCCCTGTCTCCACCAGCGTCAACTGTGAAAC GATCCACTGA
- the LOC110616790 gene encoding pentatricopeptide repeat-containing protein At4g20770, whose protein sequence is MERKSTLYIANLLQSSIDKKSHLSGKLLHAHICRIGLSTDTFLLNRLIELYFKCNNTDYAHNLFDKMPQKNVYSWNALLCEYCKSGKLETAQKLFAEMPERNTVSWNNLISALVRGRLEREALNVYNKMIQESLVPTHCTLASVLSACGTLLDVGCGRRCHNLAVKIGLQKNVYVSNALLCVYAKCGLVRDAFQLFEEMEERNEVTFTAMIDGFAQTDRVMEALEMFRLMYRRGIRIDSVSLSSVLGVCSRGACGESGFYDGSLANAFGKLLHGLTIRLGFESDLHLCNSLLDMYAKNGDMDRAEEVFANMPEVSVVSWNIMIAGCGQKCNSEKAIEYLQKMLSCRFEPDEVTYINMLAACVKSGDIKTGRQIFDYMACPSTSSWNAILSGYIQVGNHKEAIKLFREMQFLYVKPDRTTLAIILSSCAGMELLEAGKQVHAASQKAAFHNDIYVASGLIGMYSKCGKMDMAKFVFEKMPELDVVCWNSIISGFSLNSLDKEALALFQQMRQNGMSPTHFSYATILSCCAKLSSLFQGRLVHAQIVKEGFMNDVYVGSALIDMYCKCGEVDEARQIFYLMPDKNTVTWNEMIHGYAQTGRGCEAVNLYRSMIESGEKPDEITFVAVLTACSHSGLVDTAVEIFDSMQRDHGLEPVLDHYTCIIDALARAGQFHEAEVLMDKIPYRDDPIVWEVLLSSCTLHSNVRLAKKAAEELIRLDPRNSSPYVLLANIYTSLGRWDDVRAVRGLMSDKEVVKGPGYSWIEHTRGMDSNMVDDNLKLV, encoded by the coding sequence atggaaagaaaaagcaCTCTCTACATAGCAAATCTCTTGCAATCTTCCATAGACAAGAAATCCCATTTATCTGGAAAGCTCCTCCATGCTCATATTTGTCGTATTGGTCTGTCCACAGACACCTTCCTCTTGAACCGCCTCATCGAGCTTTATTTCAAATGCAACAACACGGATTATGCTCACAATTTGTTTGATAAAATGCCCCAAAAGAACGTTTATTCTTGGAACGCGCTCTTATGTGAGTATTGTAAATCAGGAAAGCTTGAAACTGCGCAGAAATTGTTTGCTGAGATGCCTGAGAGAAACACCGTGTCATGGAATAATTTGATTAGTGCATTAGTGCGTGGCAGGTTAGAGCGAGAGGCATTGAATGTTTACAATAAAATGATTCAGGAAAGTTTGGTGCCTACACATTGCACATTGGCTAGTGTTTTAAGCGCATGTGGCACATTATTAGATGTAGGGTGTGGGAGGAGATGCCATAATCTTGCTGTTAAAATTGGACTGCAAAAGAATGTGTATGTGAGTAATGCTTTGTTGTGCGTGTATGCTAAGTGCGGGCTTGTCAGAGATGCATTTCAACTTTTTGAAGAAATGGAGGAACGTAATGAAGTCACTTTTACAGCAATGATTGATGGGTTTGCACAGACAGATAGGGTTATGGAAGCATTGGAAATGTTTAGGTTGATGTATAGGCGAGGTATTCGTATTGATAGTGTCTCATTGTCCAGTGTTTTGGGTGTTTGCTCCAGAGGAGCATGTGGAGAATCTGGTTTTTATGATGGCTCTTTGGCTAATGCATTTGGGAAACTTTTACATGGACTTACAATCAGACTTGGGTTTGAAAGTGATCTTCATTTGTGTAATTCATTACTTGATATGTATGCAAAGAATGGTGATATGGATAGAGCTGAGGAGGTTTTTGCTAATATGCCTGAAGTTAGTGTCGTCTCTTGGAATATCATGATAGCTGGCTGTGGCCAGAAATGCAATAGTGAGAAAGCTATAGAATATCTGCAAAAAATGCTGTCTTGTAGGTTTGAACCAGATGAGGTCACTTATATTAATATGCTTGCAGCTTGTGTAAAGTCTGGAGATATTAAAACTGGACGTCAAATATTTGATTATATGGCATGCCCAAGCACAAGTTCATGGAATGCCATACTATCTGGCTATATACAGGTTGGAAATCATAAGGAAGCAATAAAATTGTTCAGAGAAATGCAATTCCTATATGTAAAACCTGATCGAACTACTTTGGCTATTATACTTAGTTCATGTGCAGGGATGGAGCTTTTGGAGGCTGGAAAACAGGTCCATGCTGCCTCACAAAAAGCAGCCTTTCATAATGACATATATGTTGCTAGTGGACTTATCGGTATGTATTCTAAGTGTGGGAAAATGGATATGGCAAAATTTGTGTTTGAGAAGATGCCCGAATTGGATGTTGTCTGTTGGAATTCTATCATTTCAGGTTTTTCCCTTAATTCTTTAGACAAGGAAGCTCTGGCCTTGTTTCAGCAGATGCGACAAAATGGCATGTCTCCTACCCATTTCTCTTATGCTACTATTTTGAGCTGCTGTGCAAAATTATCTTCATTATTTCAAGGGAGGCTGGTTCATGCTCAGATAGTGAAAGAAGGATTTATGAATGATGTGTATGTGGGCAGTGCTCTTATTGATATGTATTGTAAATGTGGTGAGGTGGATGAGGCTCGACAAATTTTTTATCTGATGCCCGATAAAAATACTGTTACTTGGAATGAGATGATACATGGATATGCTCAAACTGGGCGTGGATGTGAGGCTGTTAATCTATATAGAAGCATGATTGAATCAGGTGAGAAACCTGATGAGATAACTTTTGTTGCTGTTTTGACTGCTTGCAGCCATTCAGGGTTAGTTGATACAGCTGTTGAAATATTTGACTCAATGCAACGAGACCATGGATTGGAACCAGTCTTGGATCATTATACTTGCATCATTGATGCTTTGGCTCGGGCTGGTCAATTTCATGAAGCAGAAGTGCTTATGGATAAAATTCCATATAGAGATGATCCAATTGTGTGGGAGGTATTGCTTAGTTCTTGTACACTCCATTCAAATGTGAGGTTAGCAAAAAAAGCAGCAGAGGAACTCATCCGCCTGGACCCCAGAAACTCTTCTCCTTATGTGCTTCTAGCAAATATCTACACATCATTGGGAAGATGGGATGATGTAAGAGCTGTGAGAGGGCTGATGAGTGATAAAGAGGTGGTCAAAGGTCCAGGTTACAGTTGGATTGAACATACGAGAGGTATGGATTCAAATATGGTGGATGATAATCTGAAATTGGTATAA
- the LOC110617195 gene encoding LRR receptor kinase SERK2, protein MDNPLITTLKFSIPNCMRLENLWEKKKKKKIISMASISASSIFLLIAVLSLSDSATLVEDLANLKPPPDFNTTIKTNCLHNPSLRYCNYSSPADLFEIFKSTIVASHLCNESKNPNCVESFPKIDLRNRPKIVPLYLSYNFFWKFCPLTILSIDLSNNSLKGSFPVEVLSCTQIQALDLSLNALTGDFPVESFTPVSDLTFLNLSYNYFSECKISDSQFFKRFNSSSFLHSGLLPSHRNYKIKAILLLLGFPIFVILIIVCFGWLCLKRPDYLPRFLQRKHRFTPAILKAATNQFSRKNLVAKSEGVSMYRGTLREGTEVRIEIYWDSISQEDRRRFIWECRVLVQLCHKNVVQVFGWCTDRKLRAIVTEWTEGENIEMWLSAVESVPSWKQRLKVLMGVVEGMCYLQEQWPEVGYDLRTKSVILSENLEPLISRFKVGVQNSNSRNIYRFGVFLLEMITNRRPQEEFEMGEADFIEYIRMSYPGNLCNVIDSRMKLSENMFDQAKHGIALGLMCTDQSTSKYPSLNQIFNMITRAYESCQVTATQSHRRNHGDGDKRHKRAVSE, encoded by the exons ATGGATAATCCTCTTATAACTACCTTAAAATTCTCAATTCCCAACTGCATGAGACTTGAAAATCTCtgggagaaaaagaagaaaaaaaaaatcatatccaTGGCATCCATTTCTGCAAGTTCCATCTTCCTCCTCATCGCAGTACTTTCACTTTCAGATTCTGCAACACTTGTTGAGGATCTTGCAAACTTAAAACCCCCACCAGATTTCAATACCACAATCAAGACCAACTGTCTCCACAACCCTTCTCTTAGATACTGCAATTACTCGTCACCTGCGGATCTTTTTGAGATCTTCAAGTCCACCATTGTTGCTAGTCATCTCTGTAACGAATCCAAGAACCCTAATTGTGTTGAATCTTTTCCCAAAATAGACCTCAGGAATCGTCCAAAGATTGTACCTTTGTACTTGTCATACAACTTCTTCTGGAAGTTCTGTCCTTTAACAATCTTATCCATTGATTTGTCCAACAATTCTTTGAAGGGTAGTTTTCCTGTAGAGGTCCTGTCATGTACTCAGATTCAGGCTCTTGATTTAAGTCTTAATGCCCTTACAGGTGATTTTCCTGTTGAGAGTTTCACTCCTGTTTCCGACCTTACATTTCTCAATCTGTCATATAACTATTTTTCAGAGTGTAAAATCTCTGATTCTCAGTTCTTCAAGCGGTTCAATTCTTCAAGTTTTCTTCATTCTGGTCTCCTCCCAAGTCACAGGAACTATAAGATCAAAGCTATACTTCTGTTGCTTGGATTTCCCATATTTGTGATTCTTATCATAGTTTGCTTCGGATGGCTATGTCTGAAAAGGCCAGATTACTTACCAAGATTTCTCCAGAGAAAGCACAGATTCACACCAGCAATACTAAAGGCTGCAACCAATCAGTTCTCCAGAAAGAATCTGGTGGCCAAGAGTGAAGGAGTGAGTATGTATAGAGGAACACTTCGAGAGGGAACTGAGGTCAGGATAGAAATCTACTGGGACAGCATTTCACAGGAAGACCGCCGGAGATTTATCTGGGAATGCAGGGTTCTTGTTCAACTATGTCACAAGAATGTAGTTCAAGTGTTTGGTTGGTGTACTGACAGAAAACTGAGAGCAATTGTTACAGAATGGACAGAAGGAGAGAACATTGAAATGTGGCTATCTGCTGTAGAGTCGGTTCCTTCATGGAAGCAAAGGTTGAAAGTACTCATGGGAGTTGTGGAAGGCATGTGTTATCTGCAGGAGCAATGGCCTGAAGTGGGTTATGATCTCAGAACCAAAAGTGTGATTCTGTCTGAAAATCTGGAGCCACTCATTTCAAGATTCAAAGTTGGAGTTCAAAACAGCAACTCCAGAA ACATTTACAGATTTGGAGTATTTCTACTGGAGATGATAACAAACAGAAGACCACAGGAGGAATTTGAGATGGGTGAGGCTGATTTTATAGAGTACATCAGGATGAGTTATCCTGGAAATCTCTGCAATGTGATTGATTCAAGAATGAAATTGTCCGAAAATATGTTTGATCAGGCAAAACATGGAATAGCCCTGGGCTTGATGTGCACTGATCAATCAACAAGTAAATATCCTAGCTTGAATCAGATATTCAACATGATAACAAGAGCGTACGAGTCTTGCCAGGTTACAGCTACGCAGAGCCATAGAAGAAATCATGGAGATGGAGACAAAAGACATAAACGTGCTGTATCTGAATAA